In Thunnus maccoyii chromosome 11, fThuMac1.1, whole genome shotgun sequence, one genomic interval encodes:
- the otc gene encoding ornithine transcarbamylase, mitochondrial, whose protein sequence is MSTKLFTANSPVFKCLKTFYNTQAQGFRTGAASFGSVNLKGRSCLTLKDFSSDEIKKLLWVSGDLKHRIKREKQYLPLLQGKSIAMIFEKRSTRTRMSTETGFALLGGHPCFLTSQDIHLGVNESCKDTARVLSGLCDIVLARVYSHSTLEELDKEASIPIINGLSDLYHPIQILADFLTLQEHYGSLSGLTVSWIGDGNNVLHSFMMTAAKLGVHLKVATPKGYEPETSVIQEAQRLSKLHGTQLLLTSDPMEAAQGSNVLVTDTWVSMGQEEEKKKRLKDFHGYQITMKTGSVAKPDWTFLHCLPRKMEEVDDEVFYSSRSLVFPEAENRKWTIMGLMVSLLTDYTPQTPMLKF, encoded by the exons ATGTCAACCAAACTGTTCACCGCGAACAGtcccgttttcaaatgtttgaaaactTTTTATAACACTCAGGCGCAAGGGTTTAG AACTGGAGCTGCTTCCTTTGGTTCGGTTAATTTAAAGGGCCGCAGTTGTCTTACTCTGAAAGACTTCAGCTCAGATGAAATCAAGAAGCTTTTGTGGGTGTCAGGAGATCTGAAACATCGGATCAAACGTGAAAAACAG TATCTTCCTCTTCTACAAGGAAAGTCCATTGCTATGATATTTGAGAAGAGGAGCACCAGAACAAGAATGTCCACAGAAACAG GCTTTGCTCTGCTGGGTGGACACCCCTGTTTCCTCACCTCCCAGGACATCCATCTGGGAGTGAATGAGAGTTGCAAAGACACAGCAAG GGTTCTCTCAGGACTATGCGATATCGTCTTGGCACGAGTGTACAGCCACTCCACGCTGGAGGAGCTGGATAAGGAGGCTTCCATCCCCATCATTAATGGCCTGTCTGACCTCTACCACCCGATACAGATTCTGGCTGACTTCCTCACCTTACAG GAGCATTATGGTTCCCTTAGTGGACTGACGGTGAGCTGGATTGGAGATGGGAACAACGTCCTCCACTCCTTCATGATGACTGCAGCCAAACTGGGAGTTCATCTTAAGGTTGCTACACCTAAG GGGTACGAGCCAGAAACAAGTGTTATTCAAGAGGCACAGAGACTCTCTAAACTG CATGGTACCCAGCTTCTTCTGACCTCTGACCCGATGGAGGCAGCTCAAGGCAGCAATGTTTTGGTCACTGACACCTGGGTCAGCAtgggacaggaggaggagaagaaaaagaggctCAAAGACTTCCACGGTTATCAGATTACAATGAAG ACAGGAAGTGTGGCCAAACCAGACTGGACCTTCCTGCATTGTCTCCCCCGGAAAATGGAGGAGGTGGATGACGAGGTTTTCTACTCATCCCGCTCCCTTGTCTTCCCTGAGGCTGAGAACAGGAAGTGGACAATCATG GGTCTGATGGTGTCTCTTCTGACCGACTACACTCCACAAACACCAATGCTTAAGTTTTAA